ACTCCAGCAGCGGGCGCTCCAGCGTCAGGTTCACCAGGAGCACGAACAGCACCATCAGGACCGTGAGCCGCATCAGCATCACGGAGAAGCGGCGCGTGTCCCGCTCGAAGGCGGTGGAGGAGACGGGCGCGTCCAGCCCTCGGGCGATGCCGCCCACCTCGGTGTCGCGGCCGGTGGCGAACACGAGCGCGCGGGCCGTGCCTCCCAGCACGGACGTCCCGGCGAAGACGGTGTTGCCCACCTCCGCGAGCGGTGCGTCCGCGGGCGCCAGGCCCGGCGTCTTCTCCACGGGGTAGGGCTCGCCGGTGAGCAGCGACTCGTTCACGGACAGCGCATGTGACTCCAGGAGGCGCGCGTCCGCGGGGACGCGGCTGCCGGTGGCCAGCAGGACCACGTCCCCGGGGACGAGCTCCGTGGCGGGCCGCACCTGCTCCTCGCCGTCGCGCAGCACCCGGGCGCGCAGGGCCACGGTGCCGCGCAGGCGCTCCGCCGCGTTGCTGGCGCGGTGCTCCTGGACGAAGTCCAGCGTCACGCTGATCAACACGATGACGGCGATGATGGCGGAGCTGGTCAGGTCGTGGACCACGGCCGAGATGCCGCACGCCACCAGCAGCACCAGCACCAGCGGGTTGCCCAACCGCAGCAACAGCTCCAGGGGGAGCGGCCGGCGGCGCCGGGACTCCAGCGCGTTGGGGCCCAGGGACTCGAGCCGCTCCTCGGCCTCCTGGGGAGACAGTCCTTGGAGTGGGGAACCCAGGCGGGCGCGCAGGGAGTCCACCGGCTCGCTCCAGGCAGGGGGCCCTTCACGCTTCGGTGCCTGCCTCCGCCGCGCGCCGGAGTGACGCGGGGGGTGCGCCAGGGGCCCGGTGCCCTGGCCGCTCGAGCGTTGGGCGCCCATCCTCGCAACGTGGGCAGTGTCCTCCGGGGTGACCAGCCAGCGCGGGAGGGGAGCGCGGCGCTCGGAGGGGCGGCCCCGTGGCCCTAGCTGGCGTCGTCCCGCTTGAAGGAGAGGACCGAGGCCGCGTCCAGCGCCTGGAGGAACCGGACCGCGAGCGGCAGGGCGACGCGGCCTCCCACGCCGCCGCCCTCCACGAACACCGCGAAGCCGATGCCGTCGCGCACGCCGACGAACCACGCGTGGGTCTCGGGCGGCACGGACATGCCGAACTCCGCCGTGCCCGTCTTGCCCATGAGGCCCGGCATGGCGGCGGCGGACTTCGCCGTGCCGTCCGTCACCACCGAGCGCATCAGGTCACGCAGCATGACCGTGGTGCCCGCGCCCAGCCGCGCCTCCGGGCCGGGCGCCGCGTCCGCGAGCAGGCGCGGCGCGTGCCAGACGCCGGTGGCCGCCGCGGACACGACGGTGGCCATGTGCAGCGGCGTGACCAGGACGCGCCCCTGGCCCATGGCGTCCGCCGCGCGCTCGGCGTCGTCCTTCGGCGGGGGGAAGGTGGCGCCCGGTGACGGGAGCCCGACATCGTAGGGCACCCCGAAGCCGAAGCGCCGGGCCGCGTCCTCCAGCACGCGCGGGTCCAGCTTCGCCGCTTGCTGGATGAACGTCGTGTTGCACGACAACGCGAACGCCCGCCGCAGCGTGGTGGTGCCCAGCACCTCGGATTCGAAGTTGCGGAAGCGCTTGCGGCCCACCGTCACCTCCAGGGGGCAGTCCACGCGGGAGTCCGGCTTCAGGCCGTTTTCGAGCAGCGCCGTGGCCGTCACCAGCTTGAACGTGGAGGCCGGGGGATAGCGCCCCATCAGCGCGCGGTGCCACCCCTCCCCCAACGGCCGGCTGGCCACCGCGAGCACCTCGCCCGTGGCCGTGTCCACCGCGACCAGCGCGGCGGGCTGGGTGACGTCCGCGAGCGCCGCCTCCGCCGCCGCCTGCACGTCCATCCGCAACGTGGTGCGCACCGCGCGTCCCGGCTCGCCCTCGAAGCGGTACAGCAGCTCGCTGCCGCCGGCGCGGCGCTGGAGCCGCACCTCACCCGAGGGACGTCCCGCCAGCGTCCGCTCCTGCGCGCGCTCCAGGCCGGACAGGCCCACCATGTCGCCCGGCTGGTAGGGCTGGCCCAGCGCCTGGAGGACCTCCGCGGTGATTTCCCCAACCCGTCCCACCGTGTGCGCGGCGAAGCCCTCCGCGGGGGTGAGGCGCGCGGGCCGCTTGCGGAAGAAGATGCCGGGCACCGGCGCGAGCACGGGGCGCACCTGCTGGTAGCGCTCCGGGCGCACGTCGATGAAGGCGATGAACTGCTCGGGCTGCGCGCTCGGGGCATTCAGCGCGGCGAGCACCCTCGCGGGGTCCACGCCGAGCTGCGACTGGAGCACGCTGGCCACGGCCGCGCGGTCCTTCACCCGTCCCGGCATCACGCCGATGCGAATCACCTCGCCTGGCGCGGTGAGCGACTCACCCTCCGCATCGAGCAGGTCCGCGCGAGGGCCCCAGCTCCGCGTGCGCGCGAAGCGGTCTCCGGGCCGCGCGTCGGGATGGAACACCTCCGGCGTCCAGCGCAGGTACCAGCGCTTGTTCCGGAGCACGAAGCGCAGGCGGGACTCGACCTCCCAGTCGCCCAGGCCCCGCAGCGTGTGCACGCCGTGGAAGCGCACCACCGCCGTGGTGGCGTCCTGGGACTCGACCGCCACCGGGTCGAAGCGCGAGGCGATGACGCCCAGGTCCTGCCTCCAGCGCGCGTGCTGCGCGTCGAAGTCCTGGGGCGCGTCCACGACCACCTGGCGCTGCGCGGCCACGTCGTTGCGCGCCCAGGCCTCCAGGTACCGCAGGGCCCGGTCCTCGACGCCTCCGGGCGCCACGGTGGGCGCGGTGGGCGCGGCGGGCTTCGTGGCTCGCGGCGCGCACGCGGGAAGCAGCAACAGGAGGCAGAGCCCCACCCAGGAAATGACCGCCCGTCCGTACACGCATCCCCCTCTACCGCGCCCGCATCGCCGAGGCGAACATCCGGCGAGGACCGTCTCCATCTGGACCGGCGGTCGGTCCGCCGCGCGCACGCACAGCGTGGATCAACGGACCGTCTGATCCTGGGACTTGCTCGCGCCGTCGCCCGTCGCCGTGACGGTCAGCGGTCCGGCGGTCGCGGCGCGGACGAAGAAGAGGCCTTCGCGCTGCGCGTTCTTGAGGCTGACCTCCGTCACGGGCGCATCCGAGCAGTCCGGCAGCAGGTGGAAGGTCGCGCCTGGATCCGACGCGGCCAGCGTCACCTCCGGCACGGACAGCGCGGCCAGGTTGCCCACCAGGTCCCAGCCCTGCACCACCAGTTCCTCCGAACAGGTGCCCACGTCCAGCGTCCGCGCCGGAGTGGCGAAGCCCACCTGGCGCTCATCGCCCTGCGTCACCACGTCCACGCCGATGGCGTTCTCGTACAGCTCGCCGTTGTACCCGTCACCGCTGATGCGGTTGCGGCTGATGAGGTTGGCGGTCCCGTTGTCCGAGATGGCGGCCTGGTAGACCTGGTTCGTCATCCCGTCCTTGCTCAGCTCGTTGCCAATCACCTGGATGTTCTGGGGCGTGGCGGGCGGGTCGTAGTCGTTGCCCTCCGCCTGGATGAGGTTGACGCCGACGTCGTTGCCCACCAGCTCGTTCTCCTGGATGAGCAGGTCGTGGCACAGCTCCCGCCCCGCGCCGTAGGCCGAGCCCCCCACCACCAGGATGCCGGAGCCGTAGTCGGCGAATCGCAGCTCATCGAACTGGTACGCGTTGCCCTGCACCTCGTTGCCCACCACCTGCCCGGAGACGCCGTAGGAGAGCTGGATGCCAGTGCGCGCGATGCGGCCGGTAGGCCCCAGGCCATCGAGGGTGTTGTCCTCCAGCGTGACCGCCACGCGCCCCTGCACCACCACGCCCACCTTCTGGTAGCCCAGCAGCCGGTTGCCCCGGATGACCACCGGCAGCGGCGCCCCAACCGTCGCGCTGTTGCGCACGTCGATGGCGAAGCCCTCCTGGCATCCGCTGATGCTTCCCTGGTTCAGGTCCTCCACCGCCGTGTTCTCGATGGTGCCGCTCGCGTCCTCCAGCAGGATGCCGCGCAGCCGGTCCCCTCCCGCGTCGCACACGTCCGACAGGTTGCGCGCCGTCACGGTGACGAACCGCACGTTCGCCACCGCGCCCCGGTTGCGCAGCACCGCGCCTTTGTAATTGGCCCCCGCCCCGTCCTCGGACGCGGTCAGCGTGTGCCCGCCCCCGTCGAACGTGTAGCCGTCCGGGATGAACACCGCGCTCTGCACCACGCAGTCCTCGCGCAGCGTCACCTGTCCGGGCGATAGGGTGATGGCGCAGGCCGTCTCGCCCGGGCCGCAGCGCCGGCCCATCCACTCCACGGGGAAGGAGTGCCGCGAGCTCGCGCCCGAGGCGTTCGTCACCACCAACTCCACGGTGGGCGTCACGCCCGCCGGCAGGCAGGAGAGCTCCGTCCAGTCCACCGTGCTCGTCGCGCCACTTCCCACCGGCGTGCCGAGCGCGCCGACGTTCGAGGACCAGGCGAACGTCATCCCCTCGCCGCGCGGATCCGTCGCGGCCACCGTGAACGTCACGCGCTCACCCGCGAGCGCGCTCGTGGCGGACTGCGACGTGGTCTCCAGGACCGGCGGCGCCTCCGCGCGCACGCACAGGTTCACGAGCTGCGTCGTGCTTCCACCGAAGCCGTCCGTCACGGCGCCCTTGAGCTGACAGGCGCAGCCGTCCGTGGGCTCCGCCGTAGGCTTGAAGGCGGGTGTGGCCAGGGTGACGTTGTCGAAGGTGCCCTCGCACGTCGCGCTCCAGGCGTAGGTCAGCACCTCCTGGGGCCCGTCCTCGTCCGTCACCGTCGCCTGGACCTGGAAGGCACTGCCCAGCATCACCTGCTGGGGTTCACCGGCTTCGGAAGGGATGGGGGCCCGGTTGAAGCGCGTGTCCCCCAGCCACGCGGGCCCGCGAACGGTGCCCACGGCGATCCGGAACTGGAGCGTGGACACCGCGCCCCGCGCGTCCGTGACCTGCAAGCTGATCAACGCGCCCTTCCTGCGCTCATCGGCGTCCTTGGGAAGGGCCGCCGTCCACTGGCATGAAGCCTCCGCGCAGTCGAGCACACCGGAGGAGGTGGTCCAGGCGTAGGTGAGCGCGTCCGCATCCGGGTCGCTCGCGTGCGCGAGCAGGTCCACCGTCTCTCCGTCCCCGACGATGGCGGTCGGTCCGGTCACCGCGAGGATGTTCGGCGCATGGTTCGCCAACCCCTGGGGCGGGTTCCTCGTCAGCGTGGGCACCAGGACGGCGAGCGCTTCGCCATACCGGGGGACCCGCACTCCCGTCTCCAGCCTCATGGAGGCCGCGATGGTGTCCTCCGAGTC
The sequence above is drawn from the Corallococcus sp. NCRR genome and encodes:
- a CDS encoding penicillin-binding transpeptidase domain-containing protein; the protein is MYGRAVISWVGLCLLLLLPACAPRATKPAAPTAPTVAPGGVEDRALRYLEAWARNDVAAQRQVVVDAPQDFDAQHARWRQDLGVIASRFDPVAVESQDATTAVVRFHGVHTLRGLGDWEVESRLRFVLRNKRWYLRWTPEVFHPDARPGDRFARTRSWGPRADLLDAEGESLTAPGEVIRIGVMPGRVKDRAAVASVLQSQLGVDPARVLAALNAPSAQPEQFIAFIDVRPERYQQVRPVLAPVPGIFFRKRPARLTPAEGFAAHTVGRVGEITAEVLQALGQPYQPGDMVGLSGLERAQERTLAGRPSGEVRLQRRAGGSELLYRFEGEPGRAVRTTLRMDVQAAAEAALADVTQPAALVAVDTATGEVLAVASRPLGEGWHRALMGRYPPASTFKLVTATALLENGLKPDSRVDCPLEVTVGRKRFRNFESEVLGTTTLRRAFALSCNTTFIQQAAKLDPRVLEDAARRFGFGVPYDVGLPSPGATFPPPKDDAERAADAMGQGRVLVTPLHMATVVSAAATGVWHAPRLLADAAPGPEARLGAGTTVMLRDLMRSVVTDGTAKSAAAMPGLMGKTGTAEFGMSVPPETHAWFVGVRDGIGFAVFVEGGGVGGRVALPLAVRFLQALDAASVLSFKRDDAS
- a CDS encoding right-handed parallel beta-helix repeat-containing protein, with product MTLKPARALHLVGLLLLSTFGCVEEEPAVTAPLAGGVRVVVAAPRAVTPLFVGASAGPASMNLTQAPEGGPTWAGSLKPDAPGEEVFLSADVMDSEDTIAASMRLETGVRVPRYGEALAVLVPTLTRNPPQGLANHAPNILAVTGPTAIVGDGETVDLLAHASDPDADALTYAWTTSSGVLDCAEASCQWTAALPKDADERRKGALISLQVTDARGAVSTLQFRIAVGTVRGPAWLGDTRFNRAPIPSEAGEPQQVMLGSAFQVQATVTDEDGPQEVLTYAWSATCEGTFDNVTLATPAFKPTAEPTDGCACQLKGAVTDGFGGSTTQLVNLCVRAEAPPVLETTSQSATSALAGERVTFTVAATDPRGEGMTFAWSSNVGALGTPVGSGATSTVDWTELSCLPAGVTPTVELVVTNASGASSRHSFPVEWMGRRCGPGETACAITLSPGQVTLREDCVVQSAVFIPDGYTFDGGGHTLTASEDGAGANYKGAVLRNRGAVANVRFVTVTARNLSDVCDAGGDRLRGILLEDASGTIENTAVEDLNQGSISGCQEGFAIDVRNSATVGAPLPVVIRGNRLLGYQKVGVVVQGRVAVTLEDNTLDGLGPTGRIARTGIQLSYGVSGQVVGNEVQGNAYQFDELRFADYGSGILVVGGSAYGAGRELCHDLLIQENELVGNDVGVNLIQAEGNDYDPPATPQNIQVIGNELSKDGMTNQVYQAAISDNGTANLISRNRISGDGYNGELYENAIGVDVVTQGDERQVGFATPARTLDVGTCSEELVVQGWDLVGNLAALSVPEVTLAASDPGATFHLLPDCSDAPVTEVSLKNAQREGLFFVRAATAGPLTVTATGDGASKSQDQTVR